In Phycisphaerales bacterium, the sequence GGGTCGGCGGCCATCGACCCGTGCCGGGCCGACTGATCGCCGTGAAATCTGCTGCCGATCAAGACTTAGCGGCGTGATCAAGCACTACTACCGGAAGGCGGCGTGATGTCGAATTCTGGCTGAAATGCCGGCTGATCAGGCCAGATGAGTATTTGTACAGGAAGTCAGGAAACGGGAGGAAAGTCACCTCCGCGAAACGGAAAAAATAAATAATCAACGGCGGCAGACACAATGTCGTCGTATTCATTAACATATTTGGGCTGACCATGTAGCCATGTGAATACGCGATACTTTGAGTCGACTCGCTCGAAGTATCTGACATCGTGATACTTTGGGTCAGTCGAATTTGTAATATGCTGCTCTATCACGTCAAGGTGTTGCCGCAGGTAATTGGCGAGCATTTCTCGTGTCACCGTGATGTAGCCGCGAGTATCGAGAAGGAAACCGAGATCGTCGTAATACTCCTGAAGCAGAGTGTATGTTGCTGCGGATCCAGATGCGAGTGCGGCGAGTTGCTGGTCGACTGGAATAGGAGGTGACATTTTCATGGTGCGATTCGAATAAACTCTGATGCGGGTTCGAGTATATACGGCGGGTGGCGTGGGATGTCTCTTGTTCTTGGTTTGGGTGCCGCGAGACGTCGGCGGCTTTGGGCCGACGCCTCGCGTCAGAGGCGACCGTCATCCCGCGACTCGCAGGTGATCCGTGCGGCATGTCGGAGCATATCCCATTGAGTGGGACATCGGTTGATCCGGTTTCGGTGCCATCAGTTGGTTGCTCTGAACTAACTGATGCCGAGGCAGGCCGTTGAGGAGAGTCTCCCATTCCGCAGAACGATCGTGGGGTGGCGTGAGGCGCGGCCCCGCGGGCTACGCACCCGCCCCACGGTTGGTTGCATCCGCCCGAGGCAACGGCCCAGAGCGGCCATCGTCTAGGGGGCACCCGGCTCACGCCCCGAAGGGGTGCCGGCCTATAGCCACGGGTGGAGCGGCGAAGCGGCACCGCCGCCCGACGCGCAACCCGTGGATCATCGAACATGCGTCACGCTCGCCCCAGAGGGGCAAAGGAAGAATCACAAGACTCAAACTCCACATCAACCAACCGAGAGGCTCCGCGAGTCACGCCAGATCAAACACCAGCACCTTCGCCCCCTCGCCCCGCCCCTCGATCGTCACCGCGCGCTCCTCCGACACCGCCAGCCCGTCGCCGGCATTCATCGCCTGCCCGTTCACCACCGCCGACCCAGTCGCGACATGCACCCACGCGTGCCGCCCCGCGCCCAACTCGTGCGACACGCTCTTCCCCGCAGAGACGTCACTCAGATACAACGACGCGTCCTGATGGATCGAGAGCGAGCCATCGCGCCCATCGGGCGAGACCACCAGCGCCAACCGATCACGCTGCCGTGCCGGGTCGAAACGCTTCTGCGCATACCCCGGCTCGATCCCGCGCTCGCTCGGCCTGATCCAGATCTGCAGCAAATGCACCGGCTCGGTCTTCGATGCATTGAACTCGGAATGAAAGATTCCCCTCCCGGCCGACATCCGCTGCACCTCACCCGGCGAGATGGTCTCGACGTTCCCGCCCCGCCCGTCGCCGCCGCGCCCAATGGAGTCACGATGCGCCAGGCTCCCCGAGAGCACGACCGTGATGATCTCCATGTCCTGGTGCGGGTGCTCGCCAAACCCCTGCCCGGGCGCGACGACATCGTCGTTGATCACACGCAACGACCGAAAGCCCATGTGTTTCGCGTCGCGATAATCGCCGAAACTGAAGGTGTGCGAGGTCCTGAGCCAGCCAAAGTCGAACGAGCCACGCTCGTGAGCGGGACGGAGAGTGAGCATGGGTGAACTCCTCAAGGCACGGACCGCAGACCAAAACTAGACACACCGTGTGCCGAATCGTCTGCTTCCATGATGAAGATTGGATGCTTGGGACACTTAGTCGTTACAACAGATATGTGGCACGACAAGGCCTTCAGGGCAGCACATCAAGCCCAGAAATGCCGCAGCCAACCCCAGAAGACGCTTTGCCTGTCGTCGCCACACCCTGGAAGCAGCCCCGCGGCCGAGGCCTCGGCGACAATGCCCTCTACGCGATCCAAGCGAGCCGGTGAAATCCCCGAAGCAAGTTCCACAACCACGCGGCGTGCAATATCGAGCACGGCCATGTCTTCGTCCGTTCGCTCACCTCGGAACGAGATCAAGCCCTCCAACGCGGCCGGCATATCGCTCAACTTCGGCGGATCGCACATCCTCCACGTCGCGATGGGGGGGAGATCTGAAGCACTTCGCTTCGCTGAACCCCTGCGTCCTTCTCGTGCTTGCACGCCCATTGCACACAAGAGCAGCCCACACAGATCCGCGCACTCGACAGGGAAACCGTCAATGTGCGCGCTGTGCTCGAGCAGAATGGCCGCCACCATCGCGTGGTAAGGCCTCACGTGGTCGACACTACTCGATGCGCCGTACATCGATGACGTGAGGTGATCCACACACTCCCACACAAGCGTCGAGAGCGGCTCGACCTCACCCGCCCGAACAATGCCTTGAAGAATCAACTCATACTCGGCGGTCATTGGATGCGTGATGAGATCGGCAAACTCCTGTCCCGTCAATGCACGCACCGTGGCAAGCCGAAATGAGATCCAGGACTGAAGCTGATCCATGGGTGACGGATGTTACGTCCCCGGATGCCGGGCCTTGGCCAGGAGGTCGATCAGCGTCTGGAGTTCCTGACGCGACATGTGTCCTAGTTGCTTCTCGTGGAGTTCCAGGACCGGGGCGTCGAGCGATTCGAGCAGTTCGAGCCCGGCCTTGGTGATGGTGACGTTGACGACGCGCCGGTCGGTGCCGCCGCGGGCGCGTTTGGCAAAGCCGGCACGCTCCAGGCGATCCACGAGTCGCGTGATATCGGGGACGCGGGCGACCATGTGCTCGCTGATCTCGTGGCAGGCCCGGCCCGCCTCACCCGAGCCGCGGAGGATGCGCAGGACGTTGTACGTCGCGTGGGAAAGCCCGAAATCCTTGAAGAGCCGCTCAACGGCAGCCTCCAGTTTCACCCCCGTACGCAACACGCTCAAGTAAGCCTCTTGCTCCTTGGTGTCGAACGGATGTTGTTTATGAATTTCGGATTGAAGTGTCCTGTGTTCCATGAATATCCGCAGATACGGTAATCCAGACTGTAAAAACTGTCAAGCGATCGGCTTTGCCGGGACGCCAGCGACCCGAACGCCATCGGCGACGTCGGCCGTGACCACCGCCCCGGCCCCGACAACGCACCCGGCCCCGATCCGAACGCCGGGCAACACCCGCGACCCAATCCCGACAAGAGTGTCGCGGCCGATCCGGACCCGGCCGGCGAGGATGGCACCCGGGGCGATGTGGGCGTTCTCGGCGATCTCGCACTCGTGCTCGACGATCGCGCCTGTATTAATGATGGCGTGGGCGCCGATGCGCGCGTGGGGCTGGATGATGGCTCCGATGGCGGCGATCGCGCCGGGGGCGAAGGTGACCGTTGGGTCACATTCGGCGGGGGCAAGCCGGGCGAAGTTGGCCGCGGGAAGGGCAGTGATAGCCCGGCGGCGGGCGGCGAGATCGCCGAGCACGATGATGAATGGTGTTTGCGCGCGTGTGGCGGCTTCGAGCGGGCCGAGGTGCGGCAGGCAGTCCAGTCGGACGGCGACGCAGTCGGGGTCGTCGTCGTAGACGCCGGTGACGCGGAGGCGCGCACGTCGTGCGAGGTGGGCGACGACGAGGGCGTGTCCCCCGCCGCCGACGAGGGCGATTTCGGTTGGTTCGGGCATGGCGTTTCTACTTGGCAGTATCGGCGGTCGCGTGGGGGGCTGTACAGTTGGTCATGGACGAGATCCGGATCGCGTATGTTCGATACCTCAACACGGCACCTTTGGTGCATGGATTGGAGCGGGCGCGGGGGGTTCGGCTGATCCCGGCGGCGCCGTCGCACATCGCGGATCTGGTCCGGCGGGGCGAGGCGGATCTGGGACTGGCGTCGGTGGTGGACGCGTTCGGGACGGATCTGGCGGTTGTGGGCGGCGGGATGATCGGGTGTGACGGGCCGACGCTGACGGTGCGGGTCTTCTCGTCGGTGCCGATCGAGCGGATGACGACGCTGGCGGCGGACACGGACAGCCACACATCGGTGGTGCTGGCGCGCGTGCTTCTGGAGAAGCGGTATGGAACGCGGGTCCGGGTGGTAAGTTTCGATGCACGGGAGCGTGTGGTGGATGGCGGGCCTGTGGGTGGCGAGGGCGATTGGCCGGAGAGTGTGCTGCTGATCGGTGACAAGGTGGTGGTGGATCGGCCGCCGGCGGGAAGGTACCCGCATGAGTTGGATCTTGGGGAGGCGTGGAAGGCGTGGACGGGGCTGCCCTTTGTGTACGCGACGTGGATGTGCCGGGTGGAGGATGTGGGAAGCGAGCGGGTGGCGATCTCGCTGGAGTTGGTGGATCGGCAGCGTCGGCACAACGCGACGCGGTTGGATTGGATCGTGTCGCAGCGGGCGAGGGGCGCGCGGTGGCCCGAGGATCTGGCGCGGGAGTATCTGGGGCGACTGCTGAAGTTTGACTTTGATGCTCGGGCGCGCGCGGGGATGGTGCGGTTTGCGGAGGAGGCGAGGGGGATCGGGGCGGTGGAGTCGAGCGAGATTGTGTGGGCGGAGGGGGTAGAAGTTTGAAGAGTACGTGTTGGAAGCTTGATTTGAGTTGAGAGTGGAGTCATGACTGTGCTGAAGTGTGGTACGTTCAGTACACCGCTCTGGAGAGCGGTGCCACCAGGGCAAAGGCAGCGGTAGTTGTGCCGAGATTGACTCCATTGAAGTTGTCGGTGGTGGCGCGGCTGGCGGAGGAGTTGCGTTATGCACCGCGGGCCGCGCTCGTGCGTGACATCGAGCGGATCGAGGAACTAGCGCTGGATGTGGAGTTGGGGGGCACGTATCCGTCGGCGTGGATCGTGTTTCGCGTGACGGGGTATCGGCCTGAGACTGAGACGATCGAGG encodes:
- a CDS encoding menaquinone biosynthesis protein produces the protein MDEIRIAYVRYLNTAPLVHGLERARGVRLIPAAPSHIADLVRRGEADLGLASVVDAFGTDLAVVGGGMIGCDGPTLTVRVFSSVPIERMTTLAADTDSHTSVVLARVLLEKRYGTRVRVVSFDARERVVDGGPVGGEGDWPESVLLIGDKVVVDRPPAGRYPHELDLGEAWKAWTGLPFVYATWMCRVEDVGSERVAISLELVDRQRRHNATRLDWIVSQRARGARWPEDLAREYLGRLLKFDFDARARAGMVRFAEEARGIGAVESSEIVWAEGVEV
- a CDS encoding pirin family protein, with the translated sequence MLTLRPAHERGSFDFGWLRTSHTFSFGDYRDAKHMGFRSLRVINDDVVAPGQGFGEHPHQDMEIITVVLSGSLAHRDSIGRGGDGRGGNVETISPGEVQRMSAGRGIFHSEFNASKTEPVHLLQIWIRPSERGIEPGYAQKRFDPARQRDRLALVVSPDGRDGSLSIHQDASLYLSDVSAGKSVSHELGAGRHAWVHVATGSAVVNGQAMNAGDGLAVSEERAVTIEGRGEGAKVLVFDLA
- a CDS encoding MarR family transcriptional regulator, whose amino-acid sequence is MEHRTLQSEIHKQHPFDTKEQEAYLSVLRTGVKLEAAVERLFKDFGLSHATYNVLRILRGSGEAGRACHEISEHMVARVPDITRLVDRLERAGFAKRARGGTDRRVVNVTITKAGLELLESLDAPVLELHEKQLGHMSRQELQTLIDLLAKARHPGT
- a CDS encoding NeuD/PglB/VioB family sugar acetyltransferase yields the protein MPEPTEIALVGGGGHALVVAHLARRARLRVTGVYDDDPDCVAVRLDCLPHLGPLEAATRAQTPFIIVLGDLAARRRAITALPAANFARLAPAECDPTVTFAPGAIAAIGAIIQPHARIGAHAIINTGAIVEHECEIAENAHIAPGAILAGRVRIGRDTLVGIGSRVLPGVRIGAGCVVGAGAVVTADVADGVRVAGVPAKPIA